DNA from Kitasatospora acidiphila:
GATCAGCGTCAGCGCGATGGCCCGGCGGCTTCCCCAACTGGTCGTCAGAGCCTTCAGGTTGGGCTGGCAGATCGACCGGGTGTCGGTTGCCGTCCTCCTCGGCTGCCAGATCCTGTCCGCCGTCCTCGGCGCCGCCGGCCTGTTCGCGACCACCGGAACGATCGCGGCGGTCTTCGGCCCCGGCAAGGTGGGTGACAAGCTCACCCACGCCGCGCCGTCGATCGCGGTGATCGCCGCCGCGGCCGCCCTGCGTTCGCTACTGGGCATCGCCATCCACGCCATCACCGTCCACCTGTCGCCCCGGATCTCCCGGGAGGCGTCGGCCGCGGTGCTGCGCGCCACAGTGGCGACCGAGCTGACCGCCTACGACCGCGCCGGGTACGCCGACGAGTTGGAGGCCGCGGACCGGGGCGCGGAGGTCGCCGTCGACATCATCGGCGAGGCGCAGAACCTGTTGTCCTCGGTGGGCTCGCTGGTCGGGGCGGCCGGTGTGCTGACCGTGCTCCATCCGTTGCTGCTGCCGCTGCTGGTGGCCGCCGCGCTCCCGCAGGGTTTCGCCTCGGTGTACGCCGCCCGGGTGCAGTTCCTCGCCAACCGCCTGGCCTCGGGCGACCGGCGGATCCTGCTCAACCTGCGCTGGTACATCCACCAGAAGAACAATGCCGACCAGGTGCGCTCCGACACCATGGGCCGGTTCCTGCTCGACAAGTACGACCTGATCGGGCGCCGCCTGGACGGCGTCACCCGGCGTGCGGCGCTGCAGGGTGCGCGCGTGTCGGTGATCGGCGCGGCCGTGTCCGGCCTGGGCACGGCGGTGGTCTGGCTCGTCATGCTGTACCTGGTCAGCACCGGGAGGATGAGCCTGCCGCACGGCGGTGCCGCGGTCATCGCCCTCGGCGCGGTCGGCTCCGCCCTGCGGGGCATCGTCGGCTACGGCGCCGACCTGTTCCGCACCGGCATGTACCTGGACGACTGGACGTCGTTCCTCGACAAGGCTGGCGGCTTCGCGCTCCAACGCGGCCCGGCGATTGCCCAGCGGCCGGAGCGGATCGAGCTGAAGGACGTCAGCTACAGCTATCCGTCCTCGGACCGGGCCGCCTTGAACGGGGTGAGCCTGCACGTGGAGACCGGCGAGATCCTGGCACTCGTCGGTGAGAACGGATCCGGCAAGACCACCGTTGCCAAGACCATCGCCGGCCTCTACCTGCCCGACAGCGGAGCGGTGCTGTGGGACGACCAGGACACCCGCGACCTGGACCCGCACGCGCTGTGGCGCCAAGTCGCCGTCGTACCGCAGAGCTACGCGCGCTGGCCGCTGACCGCCCGGGAGAACATCACCCTCGGCCACGCCGCACCAGGCGGTGACGAAGCGGCACTGCGGGCAGCCGCCGCCTCCGGTGCGGACGAGGTCATCGCCAAGCTGCGGCGGGGACTGGGCACCTTGCTCGCCGTCGAGTGGATGGGCGGCGAGGAGCTCAGCGGCGGACAGTGGCAACGGATCGCGATCGCGCGGGCGTTCTACCGCGAGGGCGGCCTGCTGGTCCTCGACGAGCCGACGGCCGCGCTCGATCCGCGCGCCGAGCACAAGATCTTCGCCAACCTGCGCGAGGTAGCACGCGACCGCGCAGTCGTCCTGGTCACCCACCGGCTCACCAACGTCGCCATCGCCGACCGGATCGTCGTCCTCGAAGACGGCCCGGTCATCCAACAGGGCACGTTCGACCAGCTCGTGGCGCAAGAGGGCTCCAGGTTCCGCGAGTTGTGGGACCTGCAGAACGACCGCACCGGAATCCCCGCTCAGCGGGACGTGACGGCCCGACAGGAACAGGAGCAGGCCCAGTGATCGACTTCGATGTACTGACCGCGTTGGCGGCGCGCGAGGGGATCGAGCGGATCGGCGTCGGCGTGATCGTGCGCGACCACTCCGGGCGGGTCCTGCTGATCTGCCGGGCCGCCCACGACGTCCTGCCTGGCCTGTGGGAGTACCCGGGGGGCGGTCGCGAGGGCGACGAGGCGGTGGAGGCAGGCGCGGCACGCGAGTTGGCCGAGGAGACCGGCCTTACCGGCCTGCCGCTGGAATACGCGCGCAGCCTGGACTACACCAACCAGAACGGTCGGCGGGTGCGGCAGTTCGTGTTCACCACCGCGGTGGCAGATGGCACCGCGGTGACCCTGTCGGAAGAGCACGACGCCCACCAGTGGGCCGAACCCGACGAGTTGCCGCACACCAGCGACGGGCAGCGCGAGGTCATCCAGTGGCTGACCCGTCGCCTCTCACTCCCCAACTGGCGGCCCGTCGGCGGCTACCTCTCCACCATCGCGCGCCCCACCACCTACGGCTGTCTCCTCGTCACCGACCGGCAGGGCCGCGTCATCGGGATGCGCTCGACCGTCGACCCGGCCGCCTGGGACTTCCCCGGTGGCAACGTCGAGCACGGCGAAACGCCGTTCGACGCCGCGCTGCGCGAGGCCCAAGAAGAGCTGGGCCTCGACCTTGCTGCGGAGAACCCGCAGGTGCTCCGGCGCCGCCTGGTCGCCGTGATCCATGCGCAGGCCGACACCTACTTCCCGGTGCCGACGTGCGGCTACGTGTTCGACGGCGGCACGCTGACTGCAGAACAGCAGGCCCGGATCCGGCTCGATCCGGCCGAGCACACCGAGTTCCGGTTCGAGACGACCCACGACTGGCGCTCCCGCATGACCCCTGCCCACTACCAGTGGCTCCGGCAGGTGTTGCGCGCCCACCGGTCCGGACGCCCGCTCTACCTGGAACGCCCTGCCCGGGCCGACGACGACTTCGAGGGCGTCCTGGTCTTCGTCACCGACCCTGCGGGCCGACTGCTGATGCACCTGCGCGACGACCTGCCCGGCATGGCCTGGCCCGGCTACTGGACTCCGATCGGCGGCTGGCGCGAGGGCGACGAGAGCGCCGAGGAGAGCGCGGTGCGCGAGGTCCGCGAGGAGGCCGGGATCGAGATCACCGGGCTTCGGGCCCTCCCCGACCCGCACCACGACCTCGGCCTCCCCCTCACCCGCGTCCTCCACGCCGTCTGGCACGGCCCCGAGACGGAGCTGCGGCTCGGCGACGAGGGCCGCGCGGTGCGCATGGTCCCCCTTACGGAGCTGCCCGGTCTCAAGGTCCCGCCATACATGGCGCACTACCTGCCGCAACTCGCAGCCGCCCACCAGTCCGAAGGAGTGAACCAGTGACCCAGCCCACCATCGCCCGCCAACCAGTCGCGCCCCTGCCCTGGCAGCAGCACGGCCGCACCACCCTGCTCGACACCGGCTCGTACCTGATCCAGCGCGACACCGTCACCCAACCCGACGGCACGCACAGTGCCTTCGAGTTCCACCAGGCCCGCGTCGACGCCGCTCTGACGGTCGCCCTGGACGACCAGGGCCGGATCGCGATGGTCCGCTACCACTCCTACGTCCACGGCGAGATCGTCACCCCGCCCGGTGGCGTCCTCGAACCGGGCGAGGAACCGCTGGACGCGGCCCGCCGCGAGCTCAAGGAGGAGTCCGGCATCACGGGCGCCGACTGGAGCAAGCTCGGCCAGGTCGCCCTGATGACCAAGTGCACGTGCGACCTGAAAGCCCCTCTGCGTGAGTGGGAAGGACCGGAGACGCCAACCCCCCGCTAGTGATTCCAGCGGGTCCTCACTGTCAAGCGCTTCGGCCGTAAGGCTGGGGTGTTGAGCTGACAGCAAAGTCCAAGGGACCTCGGTCCGCTCAGAGGTCCACAGGCGAGAGGAAGGACGAAAGGGTGAACGAAAGTGAACTGCCGTACCTAAAGATTCGAAAAGGTCATCCGTGCAGCGGACGCAAAAGGCGCGGATATGGGCAGCCGACCACACCTGGCAAGGTGGAGTCGACGCAGGACGGGACGTCGGGCAGTGCAGCACCGGCGGAGGATCACCCCGGCCCCGGATCAGAGGCAGCACCCGACCCGTCCGCAGTCTCACAAGAGGGGAACAGGGAAACCCCGTAGCGGTCCCCGAAGCCAGGGGTAGGCCGGAGGTAACGAAGGTGCAAGCCCGCGCGGGAAAAGGATGGTTCGAGAAGCAAGCCGATAGGGCGAAAGCCCAGGGGAACGGCCGGGATGGAAGGCGCTCCGAGCCTCCGGCCCAACCCGTCGGATATGCCCACGCGAACCAGGTAGGTCTTTGAAGAAACGATGGGGACCGCCCCAACGAGGGCACAAGTTAGACAAGGAGGGCGAGTTGAACGACAGTCAGTTGCCGGATAGCGACCCCTCCCGGAACGGAACCCCCGACTTCGCCGCCAACTGGCACAGCACGGACTGGGCCAAGGTGGAGAACGAGGTAAGACGGCTCCGCCACCGGATCTTCAAGGCTTCGCAGGCTGGAGACCTGGCGAAGGTCAGAAACCTCCAGAAGCTCATGCTGCGGTCGCACTCCAACACGCTGCAAAGTGTGCGGCGGGTGACGCAGCAGAGTAAAGGACGACGTACGGCCGGAGTGGACCACTTCAGGGCTCTGACACCGGAGGGACGGGGCAGGCTTGCCCATGCTCTCTCGGTCCCCGGAGCTCCAAAGGTCAAGCCGGTACGACGGGTGTACATCCCGAAGGCGAACGGCAAGACGAGGCCGCTCGGCATCCCGACCATCAGGGACCGGGTAGAGCAGGCCAGGGTGAAGAACGCCCTGGAGCCGGAGTGGGAGGCCAAGTTCGACGGCCGCTCCTATGGTTTCCGCCCCGGACGAAGCTGCCACGATGCTCTGCTGATGATCCACAATGTGGTGAACAAGAAGAGCAGGCAGTGGGTTCTGGATGCGGACCTGGAGGCCGCGTTCGACCGGATCGACCACAACCACTTGATGCGAGAAATCGGGCACTTCCCGGCCCGAGAGCGGATCAGGGACTGGTTGAGGGCCGGTGTGATGGAGAACGGTGCCTTCATCTCTACAGACGAAGGCACACCACAAGGTGGGGTGATTAGCCCACTGCTCCTGAATATCGCGCTGAACGGGATGGAGACGGCGGCGGGAGTCCGTATCAGGCGGACAAAGGAGGGGCTAAAGACCCATCTGAAATCGCCCGTTCTGGTGAGGTACGCCGACGACTTCGTGGTGCTATGCCACGACGAACTCGGAGCGCATGAAGCGCGGCTCAAGCTATGCAGCTGGCTGGAAGCTCGGGGTCTGCGGATCAACGAGCAGAAAACCAGCGTGGTAGAGGTAACCGAAGGATTTGATTTCCTCGGGGCCCGATGCCAGCTGTATGGCAACGGGACGACGCTCATCGTACCGTCCACGGACGCCGTTAAGAAGGCCAGGAAGAGGATCAAGGAAATCATCACATCCTGCGGGAGTGGCAGCGAGGAGTTTCTAATCTCCAAGCTAAGCCCATTCATCAGAGGATGGAGTGGCTACTACAGTCCAATGTCCTCATCGAGGACATTCAGCAATCTCGACAGATATGTCTTCGAGAGATTGTGGGAGTGGGCTCGTAGGAGGCACCGCAAGAAGGGGAGAAGGTGGGTGAAGGACCGGTACTGGGGCCGACACCACCCGACCAGGAACGACAGATGGGTATTTGGCAACAGCCATATGTATCTGGCGAAGTTCGCCTGGACCCCAATCCGCTACCACCGAGGAGTCCCGGCGCACGTGTCGAAGGACGACCCGGAACACGCGGAGTTCTGGGCCCGCAGATCCCGCAGACGCGGATTGCCAGTGACCGAGCGCAAGCGCATCACGTTGCTGGCAGTACGACAGAAGGGACTGTGCCCAGGCTGCGGTCTTGACCTCATGGAGGGAGCCGGCTTCGAGCCGGACAACCTCCGCGACTGGGTGGCGTGGTTCGACGGCGCCACACGGGCATTCAATGTCCACCACGTCGTGCAGCGGGTGAACGGTGGCTCCGATCACCTCAGCAACCTGGAACTCAGACACACCGAGTGCCACCAGCAGCTACATGCTGGTGGACACGACAAGTCCGGACCTGGGAGGTCCCAGTGACCCGCTTGAGCCGTGTGCCGCGACGAGTGGCACGCACGGTTCTGAGGGGGCCGGGGCCACAGCAATGTGGCCCCGGCTACCCGACCGCACGCCTGCACATGTTCATCGCCCGGAACCTGACGATCGGCGAGCAGGAACTGACCGGCACCGAGACCGGCATGACCGTGGAGTGGTGGCCGCTCCAAGACGCCGTCGCCGCCGCGATGGACGGCCGACTCCTGCTGTCCGGGGCTGCCGTGTCGGTCCTGATGGCCGCCAACACCATCCCCACTCCGGGGCACGCATGAGCACCGCGCCACCGGCCGACGCCCCCGCCCTGCTGCACGCCTGGTCGATCCCAGAGCGCGAGTACGCCCGCCAGGAAGCACACCGGGGCCGCCGGCACGCCTACACCCGGCTCGACCCGGCCCGCACCGCACTGGCGGTGATCGACATGGTGCCGTTCTTCGACGGACCGTACGCGCGCGGGGTAATCCCTCAGATCCAAACCCTGGCCAGCGCCCTGCGGGAGGCCGGCGGCCTGGTGGCCTGGGTGCTACCGGGACCTGGTGGACCGAGAGCCGCCCGCGAGGAGTTCTACGGCCCCCGCATCGCGGAACTGTACCGGACCTCCGGCGGCAGCGGCCCGCTCGCCGGGCGCCTGTGGCCGCAGTTCACCGTCGACCAAGGCCGCGACCTGCTGGTGGAGAAGGCCTCCTCCAGCGCCTTCTTCCCCGGCTTCTGCCCGCTGCCCGACCTCCTGGCCGAGCGCGACATCGACACCGTGGTGGTGTGCGGAGTCGTGACCGACGTGTGCGTGGCCGGATCGGCACGCGACGCCTCCACCCTTGGCCTGCGGGTGGTCGTCGTGGCCGACGCCACGGCCGCCGGCAGCGACGAGGTCCACAACGCCGCCCTGCGCACCCTCTACCGGTCCTTCGCCGACGTACGCGCCACCGCCGAAGTCCTCGACCTGATCCGGACAGGCTGATGAGGCCCCAATCCGCACCGCCAGCGGATGATGCCGAGCCTGGTGCCCACGCACTGCCTCTCCCACCATGCCTGAACCGAGCGACCCGAACGGACTTGGAGGCCACGAAGGTGCCCCTCTTTCCCGGCGCTGCCCGCGCCTACCGCGAGTTCCGGCCCAGCCTGCCCGAGGATGCCGTCGCACTCCTGACCGACACCGTCCACGGCACGCCCCGCCCGGTGCTGCTGGACCTGGGCACCGGCACCGGGCAGGTCCCCGCCGCCCTTCACCAGGCGTTCACTCGGGTCGATGTCGTCGAACGCGACCCGGAGATGATCGCCGAGGCCGAGAAGGCACTGCGGCCGCTCATGCGCGACAAACCGCTGGGCGTACACGCCTGCCCAGCCGAGGAGTTCACCGCTCCCTACCCCGGCTACCAGGCTCACCTGGTCACCTGCTGCCGGGCGTTCCACTGGATGCCCCAGGACCAGGTCCTCAGCGTGATCGACGAGGTCGCAGCCCCCAACGCCGTAGTCGCGGTCATGGGCGACGGCAGTCTGTGGACCGCCCGCAACGCGTGGACGGATGCCCTGCGCGCGCTCATCCAGGCCTACCTGGGCCCCGAGCGCCGCGCCGGCACCGAAGGCACCTACACCCAGCCACGCCGCCGCTACGAGGAGGTCCTCGCCGACTCGCCGTTCTGCCGGATCGAGGAACACGTCCTGCCAGTGGTGCGCCGGTGGACGCCGGACCAGGTGGTCGGCTACCTGGCCAGCACCTCCTTCGCGGCCGACCAGCTGTTCGGCGACCAGTTGGCCGCCTTCCAAGCCCAGGCCCTCGAACTGCTGGAACGCCACGCAGTGAACGGCGATCTCACCGAGAACGCCGAGTTCACCATCCTGCTCGCCAGCCGCCCGTGACCACTCACACCACCAACCGAACACAGGAGCAGCACGTGGCGTATGTCCTTGAGGATTGGGAGCAGCACTACGCTGATGGCCGGGGGTTTCGGCCGCTTGGCGATTGCGAGCGGGCGCTCCTTGCCGAGCACGTCCCCGCGCCGGAGGGCGGTGGGCGGGCGCTCGATGTCGGCTGTGGCACTGGGGAGTTGGCTGCGCACCTTGTGGGTCTCGGCTATGCGGTGGACGGTGTGGACTTCGCCGCCAGTGCGTTGGAGCGGGCCCGGGCTGAGCACGACGGGGTCGAAGGGGTGCGGTGGCTGCGGCTGGACATCGAGCGCGATGACCCGATGTATCTGGGCGAAGACGGCTATGACCTCATCACGTTGCGCTTGATGTACCCGTTTCTGGGCAACCGGACTCGGGTCCTGCACGCCCTCGGGGAGCGGCTGCGGCCCGGCGGCGCGCTCGTGGTGATCACACTCATGGTCGAGCAGATCCCGGCCACCAGGCGGGCCATCGCGCTCGACGAGGACGAGATCGGCCTGCTCACCGCGGGGTGGGAGACGGCAGAGCGGTGGGCGGCGGACGACCTGGCGGTCCTCGTCCTGCGCGGCCCCTGTCACTCCGACACCAGGGCCGTCGAGAAGGACCCGCCCACCGGGCACGCCCTGACCGGAGCCGTGGTGGTCGTCACCGACGATGCCGGCCGGGTCCTGCTGGGCCGCTCCCGCCGGAACATGTGGGAACTGCCTGCCGGGAAGACCAGCGGCTCGGAGAGCTTCGAGGAAGCGGCGGTTCGGGAACTCGCCGAGGAGACCGGCCTGACCGCCGGCACCGCCGACGCCACCGCGGTGACCATGCTCAGCGACGACAGCCACGGCGTGCCCCGGCTGACCGCCGTCATCCGCGTCAGCGCCTGGACCGGGACTCTGGCGAATCCGGAGGCGCGGCTCTTCGACCGGTGGGAGTGGCACGACCTCCACGCCCTGGCCTGCCTCGGCGAGGTGTTCGCCCCGGCCGCGCAGGCCCTGAACGCGATCTGGCCCGGCGTCATCCCGGACCTGCCGGCCGTCCACGCCTACCCGACCGCCAC
Protein-coding regions in this window:
- a CDS encoding ABC transporter ATP-binding protein; translated protein: MSTATEQLTDTADEELQWLADGRRIEAIEAISVSAMARRLPQLVVRAFRLGWQIDRVSVAVLLGCQILSAVLGAAGLFATTGTIAAVFGPGKVGDKLTHAAPSIAVIAAAAALRSLLGIAIHAITVHLSPRISREASAAVLRATVATELTAYDRAGYADELEAADRGAEVAVDIIGEAQNLLSSVGSLVGAAGVLTVLHPLLLPLLVAAALPQGFASVYAARVQFLANRLASGDRRILLNLRWYIHQKNNADQVRSDTMGRFLLDKYDLIGRRLDGVTRRAALQGARVSVIGAAVSGLGTAVVWLVMLYLVSTGRMSLPHGGAAVIALGAVGSALRGIVGYGADLFRTGMYLDDWTSFLDKAGGFALQRGPAIAQRPERIELKDVSYSYPSSDRAALNGVSLHVETGEILALVGENGSGKTTVAKTIAGLYLPDSGAVLWDDQDTRDLDPHALWRQVAVVPQSYARWPLTARENITLGHAAPGGDEAALRAAAASGADEVIAKLRRGLGTLLAVEWMGGEELSGGQWQRIAIARAFYREGGLLVLDEPTAALDPRAEHKIFANLREVARDRAVVLVTHRLTNVAIADRIVVLEDGPVIQQGTFDQLVAQEGSRFRELWDLQNDRTGIPAQRDVTARQEQEQAQ
- a CDS encoding NUDIX hydrolase — protein: MIDFDVLTALAAREGIERIGVGVIVRDHSGRVLLICRAAHDVLPGLWEYPGGGREGDEAVEAGAARELAEETGLTGLPLEYARSLDYTNQNGRRVRQFVFTTAVADGTAVTLSEEHDAHQWAEPDELPHTSDGQREVIQWLTRRLSLPNWRPVGGYLSTIARPTTYGCLLVTDRQGRVIGMRSTVDPAAWDFPGGNVEHGETPFDAALREAQEELGLDLAAENPQVLRRRLVAVIHAQADTYFPVPTCGYVFDGGTLTAEQQARIRLDPAEHTEFRFETTHDWRSRMTPAHYQWLRQVLRAHRSGRPLYLERPARADDDFEGVLVFVTDPAGRLLMHLRDDLPGMAWPGYWTPIGGWREGDESAEESAVREVREEAGIEITGLRALPDPHHDLGLPLTRVLHAVWHGPETELRLGDEGRAVRMVPLTELPGLKVPPYMAHYLPQLAAAHQSEGVNQ
- a CDS encoding NUDIX domain-containing protein, whose translation is MTQPTIARQPVAPLPWQQHGRTTLLDTGSYLIQRDTVTQPDGTHSAFEFHQARVDAALTVALDDQGRIAMVRYHSYVHGEIVTPPGGVLEPGEEPLDAARRELKEESGITGADWSKLGQVALMTKCTCDLKAPLREWEGPETPTPR
- the ltrA gene encoding group II intron reverse transcriptase/maturase, with protein sequence MNDSQLPDSDPSRNGTPDFAANWHSTDWAKVENEVRRLRHRIFKASQAGDLAKVRNLQKLMLRSHSNTLQSVRRVTQQSKGRRTAGVDHFRALTPEGRGRLAHALSVPGAPKVKPVRRVYIPKANGKTRPLGIPTIRDRVEQARVKNALEPEWEAKFDGRSYGFRPGRSCHDALLMIHNVVNKKSRQWVLDADLEAAFDRIDHNHLMREIGHFPARERIRDWLRAGVMENGAFISTDEGTPQGGVISPLLLNIALNGMETAAGVRIRRTKEGLKTHLKSPVLVRYADDFVVLCHDELGAHEARLKLCSWLEARGLRINEQKTSVVEVTEGFDFLGARCQLYGNGTTLIVPSTDAVKKARKRIKEIITSCGSGSEEFLISKLSPFIRGWSGYYSPMSSSRTFSNLDRYVFERLWEWARRRHRKKGRRWVKDRYWGRHHPTRNDRWVFGNSHMYLAKFAWTPIRYHRGVPAHVSKDDPEHAEFWARRSRRRGLPVTERKRITLLAVRQKGLCPGCGLDLMEGAGFEPDNLRDWVAWFDGATRAFNVHHVVQRVNGGSDHLSNLELRHTECHQQLHAGGHDKSGPGRSQ
- a CDS encoding NUDIX hydrolase, which produces MFIARNLTIGEQELTGTETGMTVEWWPLQDAVAAAMDGRLLLSGAAVSVLMAANTIPTPGHA
- a CDS encoding isochorismatase family protein, whose protein sequence is MSTAPPADAPALLHAWSIPEREYARQEAHRGRRHAYTRLDPARTALAVIDMVPFFDGPYARGVIPQIQTLASALREAGGLVAWVLPGPGGPRAAREEFYGPRIAELYRTSGGSGPLAGRLWPQFTVDQGRDLLVEKASSSAFFPGFCPLPDLLAERDIDTVVVCGVVTDVCVAGSARDASTLGLRVVVVADATAAGSDEVHNAALRTLYRSFADVRATAEVLDLIRTG
- a CDS encoding class I SAM-dependent methyltransferase: MPLFPGAARAYREFRPSLPEDAVALLTDTVHGTPRPVLLDLGTGTGQVPAALHQAFTRVDVVERDPEMIAEAEKALRPLMRDKPLGVHACPAEEFTAPYPGYQAHLVTCCRAFHWMPQDQVLSVIDEVAAPNAVVAVMGDGSLWTARNAWTDALRALIQAYLGPERRAGTEGTYTQPRRRYEEVLADSPFCRIEEHVLPVVRRWTPDQVVGYLASTSFAADQLFGDQLAAFQAQALELLERHAVNGDLTENAEFTILLASRP